In Streptomyces sp. NBC_00414, a single window of DNA contains:
- a CDS encoding MarR family winged helix-turn-helix transcriptional regulator, giving the protein MTTTPETDPAARDEDFLRLDQQICFSLNAASRAFGGLYRVVLKDLGLTYPQYLVMLVLWEHGELPVKKVGEHLRLDSGTLSPLLKRLEAAGLVRRERSAVDERSVVVGLTDEGTALRERALRVPRRIAAATGFELAEIVDLRDRLDRLTGALDAAALEESPDLG; this is encoded by the coding sequence ATGACCACGACGCCCGAAACAGATCCCGCCGCCCGCGACGAGGACTTCCTCCGCCTGGACCAGCAGATCTGCTTCTCCCTGAACGCCGCCTCGCGCGCCTTCGGCGGTCTGTACCGCGTCGTCCTGAAGGACCTCGGACTCACCTACCCCCAGTACCTGGTCATGCTCGTGCTCTGGGAGCACGGCGAGCTGCCCGTGAAGAAGGTCGGCGAGCACCTGCGACTCGACTCCGGGACGCTGTCGCCCCTGCTGAAGCGGCTGGAGGCGGCCGGTCTCGTACGCCGTGAGCGCAGTGCGGTGGACGAACGGTCCGTGGTGGTCGGGCTCACGGACGAGGGCACGGCCCTGCGGGAGCGGGCGCTGCGCGTTCCGCGCCGGATCGCCGCCGCGACGGGGTTCGAGCTGGCCGAGATCGTCGACCTGCGGGACCGCCTCGACCGGCTCACGGGCGCGCTGGACGCGGCGGCCCTGGAGGAGTCCCCGGACCTCGGGTGA
- a CDS encoding glycosyltransferase family 39 protein — protein MTVKRSRGAAAVAVVVPALVMSAIGLWGIDRGGMWRDEAVTFQVARRSLPQIWHLLHSVDAVHGLYYLLMHPVLAVRADEVALRLPSLCAAAVTAGLVAALGARLARPRVGLWAGLLYAVTPMTGHFAQEGRSYALVAAGAAGSTLLLVRAVGAGRAAPRAPCGARGPRGEWCWCVYGGVVAFTVLLHEMAVLVLLAHAATLALARVPRRVWWGWGCAAGGVLLVLGPLVLVSSGQAGQVAWLRPPGGGAVEGLLRSFTGPTRLVLGPYLLLIALALRPPLARRGELSLPAVALPLLLLPPAALLAVSRHWPLFDDRYVLYALAGAPLLAAAGADRLAGAATLVRVPRVRYAATLLGVFAVALAFVAQLPVLRADRDPARRPDNLAAVSAAAARRMSPGDPVLFLPALARRAAVAYPKGFRGTADIALREPGPVSGTLYGRETGAGELRRRLGRLDHLWVLAEPYALRSGWYSPEPAEQVKLALVREEFVPRAEFVRKGSVLRLYVRRPAAAGGEGEITRGPGTPPGPPRPARP, from the coding sequence ATGACCGTCAAGCGTTCGCGGGGTGCCGCCGCTGTCGCCGTGGTGGTGCCCGCGCTCGTCATGTCCGCGATCGGGCTGTGGGGGATCGACCGCGGCGGGATGTGGCGCGACGAGGCCGTCACCTTCCAGGTGGCGCGGCGCTCGCTGCCGCAGATCTGGCATCTGCTGCACTCCGTGGACGCGGTGCACGGCCTCTACTACCTCCTCATGCACCCCGTCCTCGCCGTCCGCGCCGACGAGGTCGCCCTGCGGCTGCCCTCGCTCTGCGCGGCCGCCGTGACGGCCGGCCTCGTCGCCGCCCTGGGGGCACGCCTCGCACGGCCCCGGGTCGGGCTGTGGGCGGGACTGCTGTACGCGGTGACGCCCATGACCGGGCACTTCGCCCAGGAGGGGCGGTCGTACGCGCTTGTCGCCGCCGGGGCGGCGGGCTCCACCCTGCTGCTCGTGCGGGCCGTGGGGGCTGGTCGCGCAGCTCCCCGCGCCCCCTGTGGGGCCCGCGGCCCTCGTGGGGAGTGGTGCTGGTGTGTCTACGGAGGCGTTGTCGCCTTCACCGTTCTGCTGCACGAGATGGCCGTGCTGGTTCTGCTCGCGCATGCTGCCACCCTGGCCCTCGCGCGCGTGCCCCGTCGGGTGTGGTGGGGCTGGGGGTGTGCCGCCGGGGGCGTGCTTCTCGTGCTGGGGCCGCTTGTCCTGGTTTCCAGCGGTCAGGCGGGGCAGGTGGCGTGGCTCAGGCCTCCCGGCGGTGGTGCGGTCGAAGGTCTCCTGCGCTCCTTCACGGGTCCGACCCGGCTGGTCCTCGGCCCGTACCTGCTGCTGATCGCCCTCGCTCTGCGGCCCCCGCTCGCCCGGCGCGGCGAGCTCTCCCTGCCCGCGGTCGCGCTCCCGCTGCTGCTCCTGCCGCCCGCGGCCCTCCTCGCGGTCTCGCGCCACTGGCCGCTCTTCGACGACCGCTATGTGCTCTACGCCCTCGCCGGGGCACCCCTGCTGGCGGCGGCGGGCGCGGACCGGCTGGCCGGGGCGGCGACCCTCGTGCGGGTCCCCCGGGTGCGGTACGCCGCCACGTTGCTGGGGGTCTTCGCCGTCGCCCTCGCCTTCGTGGCGCAGCTCCCCGTCCTGCGCGCGGACCGGGATCCCGCCCGCCGGCCCGACAACCTCGCCGCCGTCTCCGCGGCGGCGGCCCGGCGGATGAGCCCCGGCGACCCCGTGCTCTTCCTCCCGGCGCTCGCCCGGCGCGCGGCGGTGGCGTACCCGAAGGGCTTCCGCGGCACGGCGGACATCGCGCTGCGGGAGCCGGGACCCGTCTCCGGAACCCTCTACGGGCGCGAGACCGGCGCCGGTGAACTGCGCCGCAGACTCGGCCGGCTCGACCATCTGTGGGTGCTGGCGGAGCCGTACGCGCTGCGGTCCGGCTGGTACTCGCCCGAGCCCGCCGAACAGGTCAAACTCGCCCTCGTACGGGAGGAGTTCGTGCCGCGGGCGGAGTTCGTGCGCAAGGGGTCGGTCCTGCGGCTGTACGTGCGCAGGCCCGCGGCGGCGGGCGGGGAGGGGGAGATCACCCGAGGTCCGGGGACTCCTCCAGGGCCGCCGCGTCCAGCGCGCCCGTGA